The DNA window TCGTAGGTGAGCGTGTCGCCATACCACGGCCACTCCTCGCGGTACTGCTCCTGGTAGCGGGCCAGCAGCCGCTCGGCCAGCACCTGCTGCACGTGGCGCGCCGCGCGGTCGCCCCGGAAGCGCGCGAGGTAGGCGCTGATGCCCAGCAGCGCGAAGGCCCACGGGCGCGGGTGCTCGAAGGCCAGCAGCGCCGGAAGCGCCTGGGCAAAGAGCTGGGCGGCAGCGCCGCGCAGCGCGGTCGCACGCGAGCGCCCGAGCAGGGTGCCCAGCGCCCAGACGGCCCGCGCGTGGCTGTCCTCCGACCCGCGCTCATCCAGCCAGCGTCGGTCGTAGCCCAGGAAGTTGTGGAATCGCCCGCTCTCGGGGCTGAAGGCGTGCCACAGGAAGGCCATGTAGCGCGTTGCCAGCGCCTCGGTGTCGGGGCCATCGGGGCTATTCTCAAGCAGGGTTGTGAGGATCAAGGCCCGCGCGTTGTCGTCGGTGGTGTAGCCCTCGCGGTACAGCGGCGCGGTGAAGACCGCGTGCTGCACCATGCCGGTATCATCGGTCATATGCCGCAGATGGTCGAGCCGCAGCGGCGGGAGGTGCCGTGCGCTGGCGACCATGGGGGTCTGCTGCTGAAGCGCGTGGCTGCTGGTGTGGTGCTCGCCCCGCGCGCGGCGGAGAGTCTCGACGTAGCGCTCTGCGACGGTCGGCCAGATCATCTCGCGCCCGCGCAGGTAGGCCCGCTTGCGCATGGCGTGCCGCTCGCCATCATCGGCCAGCAGCGCGTTCACCTGGGTGGCGATCGCGCCGGGGTCGCGGAAGGGCACCAGCACGCCCCGGCCATCGGCCAGCATCTCCTGGGCGTACCAGTAGGGCGTCGAGATAATCGCCTTGCCCGCGCCGAGGGTGTAGGCCAGCGTCCCCGAGACGATCTGCGCCTCGCTGAGGTAGGGCGTGATGTAGAGGTCCGCCGCCCCGATATAGGTCACCAGCTCGCCCAGGTCGACAAATTGATCTTGAAACACCACATGGTCGGCGACGCCACGCTCGCGGGCCAGCTCGCGCAGCGAGTCGCGGTACTGCTCGCCTTCGCGCTGGCGCACGTGGGGGTGAGTCAGCCCCAGCACAATGTAGATGACGTTGGGGTGCTGCCTCAGGATGGCCGGGATCGCCTCGATCACATATTCGATGCCCTTGTTCCGCGAGAGCAGGCCGAACGTCAGCATCACCGTCTTGCCCTCGGCATGAAGGTGGTCCTTGTTGAAGCTGGAGTCGAGAAAGGGGATGTCGGGGATGCCGTGCGGGATATGGTCGATCTTCTCCGCCATGATGCCGTAGATATCGCGCAGGAAGATCGCACCCTGCTCGCTCATCACCACCAGCCGGTCGGAGAGCAGCGCCAGCTCGATCAGTACCTTGCGCTGCTGGGGCGTCGGGTCGCGCAGGATGGTGTGGAGCGTGGTGACGATCGGCACCCGCAGATCGTGCAGCAGC is part of the Chloroflexia bacterium SDU3-3 genome and encodes:
- a CDS encoding glycosyltransferase, whose amino-acid sequence is MNTPLPPRLQKIAVLGNALPRACGIATYTTDLCAAITAAFPSIEIIQLAMNDRPEGYDYPPQVRFTLDQETLGDYHQAAEHINLAGVDLVLVQHEYGIFGGAAGNHLLALLHDLRVPIVTTLHTILRDPTPQQRKVLIELALLSDRLVVMSEQGAIFLRDIYGIMAEKIDHIPHGIPDIPFLDSSFNKDHLHAEGKTVMLTFGLLSRNKGIEYVIEAIPAILRQHPNVIYIVLGLTHPHVRQREGEQYRDSLRELARERGVADHVVFQDQFVDLGELVTYIGAADLYITPYLSEAQIVSGTLAYTLGAGKAIISTPYWYAQEMLADGRGVLVPFRDPGAIATQVNALLADDGERHAMRKRAYLRGREMIWPTVAERYVETLRRARGEHHTSSHALQQQTPMVASARHLPPLRLDHLRHMTDDTGMVQHAVFTAPLYREGYTTDDNARALILTTLLENSPDGPDTEALATRYMAFLWHAFSPESGRFHNFLGYDRRWLDERGSEDSHARAVWALGTLLGRSRATALRGAAAQLFAQALPALLAFEHPRPWAFALLGISAYLARFRGDRAARHVQQVLAERLLARYQEQYREEWPWYGDTLTYDNAVLPHALLVSGVSLDRADMRASGLESLRWLASVQHAEDGHFTLIGCHGFYAAGAAPARFDQQPIEAHAMVMASLAAYQITADEHWHDMACRAFEWFLGHNDLGLPLYDDRTGGCHDGLECDRVNQNQGAESTLAFLLALTEMRLDTERQDGLLPTMPTAISVPVFRTPTKKTNGRQTR